From the genome of Chionomys nivalis chromosome 19, mChiNiv1.1, whole genome shotgun sequence, one region includes:
- the Znf451 gene encoding E3 SUMO-protein ligase ZNF451 isoform X1 — translation MGDPGPEIIESAPPAGPEASESTTDENEDDIQFVSEGPLRPVLEYIDLVSSDDEEPSTSHSDENFKHKDHIDHQKDKVALTLARLARHVEVEKQQKEEKNRAFREKLDFQHAHGLQELEFIQGHSETEAARQCVDQWLKMSGLKTINSVKKKSFQSGGRMGRCEKSILCPIMHCNKEFDNGHLLLGHLKRFDHSPCDPTITLRGPLASSFACVVCYEHFVSQQQYRDHLLSKVATADGHSNGLPPQIIQCFACPSCFLLFSTKDACLKHMSAKNHFHQRFKLGDDKVTAHPVSFPSFAKKLLVSLCKDVPFQVKCVACHQTLRSHMELTAHFRVHCRNAGPVAIAEKSIAQVAEEFIVRGYCSNCNQVFVDETNIQSHKNSGHKVTVVNSVQESVLLYCHISAGSKPPCDLHLFSQPKFSSLKRVMSIKESSAVDCVIPKKKPNLGGKSRGGIVRVQSQSSAVTAWCCECSQRFPSEEAVERHVFSANTMCYKCVVCGKVCEDSGVMRLHMSRFHGGAHLNNFLFWCRTCKKELIKKDAIMGHITEFHNGHRYFYEMDEVEEEALPSSSAVSHLDADKPPSPITVVDRCLTTSPPRGRWQCRICEEMFDSQECVKQHCMSLSSHQFHRYSCAHCRKTFHKIETLYRHCQDEHDNEIKMKYFCGLCDLIFNKEEAFLSHYKDHHSIDYVFVSEKTEPSIKTEDDFKIIETSNLLSCGCHESYICKVNRKEDYDRCLQIMLDKGKLWFRCSSCSATAQNLADINTHVHQVHRRDTGDEEQQYVIKCGTCTKAFQNTESAQQHFHRKHATFQKPCVAPDGSDRRNTGTFAASASHAEKKLKPTNYTDVEKGAEHDTSCQSVDEDVELPDVDYLRTMTHIVFVDFDNWSNFFGHLPGHLNQGTFIWGFQGGNTNWKPPLSCKVYNYLNRIGCFFLHPRCSKRKDAADFAICMHAGRLDEQLPKQIPFTILSGDQGFLELENQFKKTQRPAHILNPHHLEGDMMCALLNSISDTTKECDSDDNTGVKGTAGEELRSTEDVELEEAIRRSLEEM, via the exons GAAAAACTTGATTTTCAGCACGCTCATGGTTTACAAGAATTGGAATTTATTCAAGGACATtcagaaacagaagcagcaaGACAGTGTGTGGACCAGTGGCTAAAAATGTCAG GACTCAAAACAATtaattctgtgaaaaaaaaatcattccaaaGTGGAGGCAGAATGGGGAGATGTGAGAAGTCAATTTTGTGTCCTATAATGCACTGTAACAAGGAATTTGACAACGGGCACCTTTTGCTTGGACATTTGAAAAG GTTTGACCACTCCCCATGTGATCCAACAATTACATTACGTGGCCCTCTCGCCAGTTCCTTTGCTTGTGTTGTATGTTATGAACATTTTGTTTCTCAACAGCAGTATAGGGATCATCTTCTCTCTAAG gtAGCAACAGCCGATGGGCATAGCAATGGCCTTCCTCCTCAGATCATCCAGTGTTTTGCATGCCCatcttgctttcttctgtttagCACCAAGGATGCATGTTTGAAGCATATGTCTGCAAAGAATCATTTCCATCAGCGTTTTAAACTGGGCG atgatAAGGTGACAGCACACCCAGTATCATTTCCATCTTTTGCAAAGAAACTTCTGGTCTCCTTGTGCAAAGATGTTCCATTTCAAGTTAAGTGTGTGGCCTGCCACCAGACTCTGCGTTCCCACATGGAACTCACTGCCCATTTCAG GGTTCATTGTCGAAATGCTGGACCTGTAGCCATAGCTGAGAAAAGCATTGCTCAGGTTGCAGAAGAATTCATAGTAAGAGGTTATTGTTCAAATTGCAACCAGGTCTTTGTGGATGAAACCAATATCCAAAGTCACAAGAATTCAGGACACAAAGTCACAGTTGTTAACTCGGTGCAAGAGTCAGTCTTACTTTATTGCCACATCAGTGCAGGCAGTAAACCGCCATGTGATTTGCATTTATTCAGTCAACCAAAATTTTCATCACTTAAACGAGTTATGTCTATTAAAGAGTCCAGCGCAGTGGACTGTGTCATTCcaaaaaagaagccaaatttaGGTGGCAAAAGCCGCGGAGGAATAGTTCGTGTGCAGAGCCAGAGTTCAGCAGTTACAGCCTGGTGCTGTGAGTGCAGTCAGCGTTTTCCAAGTGAAGAGGCAGTAGAACGGCATGTCTTCTCAGCAAACACGATGTGTTACAAATGTGTGGTCTGTGGAAAGGTGTGTGAAGATTCAGGGGTCATGCGTTTACACATGAGCCGGTTTCATGGAGGGGCACATTTAAATAACTTCCTATTTTGGTGTCGGACATGCAAAAAGGAGCTAATAAAGAAAGATGCTATCATGGGACACATCACTGAGTTTCATAATGGGCATAGATATTTTTATGAGATGGATGAGGTAGAAGAGGAAGCCTTGCCATCCTCCTCTGCGGTGAGTCATTTGGATGCTGATAAGCCACCTTCACCCATTACTGTTGTTGATCGTTGCCTGACAACAAGTCCTCCAAGGGGCAGGTGGCAATGCCGAATTTGTGAAGAGATGTTTGATTCCCAGGAGTGTGTGAAACAGCACTGTATGTCCTTGTCAAGTCACCAGTTTCATAGGTACAGCTGTGCCCACTGCAGAAAGACTtttcataaaatagaaacttTGTACCGACATTGCCAAGATGAGCATGACAATGAGATCAAAATGAAGTACTTCTGTGGGCTTTGTGATCTTATTTTTAACAAGGAAGAAGCGTTTTTGAGTCACTATAAGGACCACCACAGCATAGATTATGTGTTTGTGTCAGAAAAAACTGAACCCTCAATTAAAACTGaggatgattttaaaataatagagacCAGTAATTTGTTAAGCTGTGGTTGTCATGAGAGTTACATCTGTAAAGTCAACAGAAAGGAAGATTACGATAGATGTCTTCAAATCATGCTAGATAAAGGTAAACTGTGGTTTCGCTGCAGTTCGTGTTCAGCGACAGCCCAGAATTTGGCTGACATTAATACTCACGTCCATCAAGTGCACAGAAGAGACACAGGTGATGAAGAGCAGCAGTATGTGATCAAGTGTGGCACCTGCACCAAAGCCTTCCAGAACACTGAGAGTGCTCAGCAGCATTTCCACAGAAAGCATGCCACCTTCCAGAAACCTTGTGTGGCTCCTGACGGGTCAGACAGAAGAAACACCGGCACATTTGCTGCCAGTGCATCACATGCTGAGAAAAAACTGAAGCCTACGAACTATACAGACGTGGAGAAAGGTGCCGAGCATGACACGAGCTGCCAGAGTGTAG ACGAGGATGTTGAGCTTCCAGATGTGGACTACCTGCGAACCATGACGCACATAGTCTTTGTAGATTTTGATAACTGGTCGAACTTTTTTGGTCATCTACCTGGACATCTTAATCAAGgaacatttatttggggctttCAAG GTGGAAACACCAATTGGAAGCCTCCACTCAGCTGTAAGGTCTACAATTACTTGAACAGAATTGGATGCTTCTTTCTTCATCCTCGTTGTAGTAAAAGAAAAGATGCTGCTGATTTTgccatatgtatgcat GCTGGCCGACTAGATGAGCAACTGCCCAAGCAGATCCCCTTCACCATCCTCTCAGGAGACCAAGGTTTTCTGGAGCTAGAGAATCAATTTAAGAAGACTCAGAGGCCGGCTCATATACTCAACCCTCACCACTTAGAAGGAGACATGATGTGTGCCTTGTTAAATAGCATATCTGATACTACCAAAG AGTGTGACAGTGACGACAACACTGGTGTGAAAGGCACAGCAGGAGAGGAGCTCAGATCCACCGAGG ATGTGGAATTAGAAGAAGCTATTAGAAGAAGTCTTGAGGAAATGTAA
- the Znf451 gene encoding E3 SUMO-protein ligase ZNF451 isoform X2, producing the protein MGDPGPEIIESAPPAGPEASESTTDENEDDIQFVSEGPLRPVLEYIDLVSSDDEEPSTSHSDNFKHKDHIDHQKDKVALTLARLARHVEVEKQQKEEKNRAFREKLDFQHAHGLQELEFIQGHSETEAARQCVDQWLKMSGLKTINSVKKKSFQSGGRMGRCEKSILCPIMHCNKEFDNGHLLLGHLKRFDHSPCDPTITLRGPLASSFACVVCYEHFVSQQQYRDHLLSKVATADGHSNGLPPQIIQCFACPSCFLLFSTKDACLKHMSAKNHFHQRFKLGDDKVTAHPVSFPSFAKKLLVSLCKDVPFQVKCVACHQTLRSHMELTAHFRVHCRNAGPVAIAEKSIAQVAEEFIVRGYCSNCNQVFVDETNIQSHKNSGHKVTVVNSVQESVLLYCHISAGSKPPCDLHLFSQPKFSSLKRVMSIKESSAVDCVIPKKKPNLGGKSRGGIVRVQSQSSAVTAWCCECSQRFPSEEAVERHVFSANTMCYKCVVCGKVCEDSGVMRLHMSRFHGGAHLNNFLFWCRTCKKELIKKDAIMGHITEFHNGHRYFYEMDEVEEEALPSSSAVSHLDADKPPSPITVVDRCLTTSPPRGRWQCRICEEMFDSQECVKQHCMSLSSHQFHRYSCAHCRKTFHKIETLYRHCQDEHDNEIKMKYFCGLCDLIFNKEEAFLSHYKDHHSIDYVFVSEKTEPSIKTEDDFKIIETSNLLSCGCHESYICKVNRKEDYDRCLQIMLDKGKLWFRCSSCSATAQNLADINTHVHQVHRRDTGDEEQQYVIKCGTCTKAFQNTESAQQHFHRKHATFQKPCVAPDGSDRRNTGTFAASASHAEKKLKPTNYTDVEKGAEHDTSCQSVDEDVELPDVDYLRTMTHIVFVDFDNWSNFFGHLPGHLNQGTFIWGFQGGNTNWKPPLSCKVYNYLNRIGCFFLHPRCSKRKDAADFAICMHAGRLDEQLPKQIPFTILSGDQGFLELENQFKKTQRPAHILNPHHLEGDMMCALLNSISDTTKECDSDDNTGVKGTAGEELRSTEDVELEEAIRRSLEEM; encoded by the exons GAAAAACTTGATTTTCAGCACGCTCATGGTTTACAAGAATTGGAATTTATTCAAGGACATtcagaaacagaagcagcaaGACAGTGTGTGGACCAGTGGCTAAAAATGTCAG GACTCAAAACAATtaattctgtgaaaaaaaaatcattccaaaGTGGAGGCAGAATGGGGAGATGTGAGAAGTCAATTTTGTGTCCTATAATGCACTGTAACAAGGAATTTGACAACGGGCACCTTTTGCTTGGACATTTGAAAAG GTTTGACCACTCCCCATGTGATCCAACAATTACATTACGTGGCCCTCTCGCCAGTTCCTTTGCTTGTGTTGTATGTTATGAACATTTTGTTTCTCAACAGCAGTATAGGGATCATCTTCTCTCTAAG gtAGCAACAGCCGATGGGCATAGCAATGGCCTTCCTCCTCAGATCATCCAGTGTTTTGCATGCCCatcttgctttcttctgtttagCACCAAGGATGCATGTTTGAAGCATATGTCTGCAAAGAATCATTTCCATCAGCGTTTTAAACTGGGCG atgatAAGGTGACAGCACACCCAGTATCATTTCCATCTTTTGCAAAGAAACTTCTGGTCTCCTTGTGCAAAGATGTTCCATTTCAAGTTAAGTGTGTGGCCTGCCACCAGACTCTGCGTTCCCACATGGAACTCACTGCCCATTTCAG GGTTCATTGTCGAAATGCTGGACCTGTAGCCATAGCTGAGAAAAGCATTGCTCAGGTTGCAGAAGAATTCATAGTAAGAGGTTATTGTTCAAATTGCAACCAGGTCTTTGTGGATGAAACCAATATCCAAAGTCACAAGAATTCAGGACACAAAGTCACAGTTGTTAACTCGGTGCAAGAGTCAGTCTTACTTTATTGCCACATCAGTGCAGGCAGTAAACCGCCATGTGATTTGCATTTATTCAGTCAACCAAAATTTTCATCACTTAAACGAGTTATGTCTATTAAAGAGTCCAGCGCAGTGGACTGTGTCATTCcaaaaaagaagccaaatttaGGTGGCAAAAGCCGCGGAGGAATAGTTCGTGTGCAGAGCCAGAGTTCAGCAGTTACAGCCTGGTGCTGTGAGTGCAGTCAGCGTTTTCCAAGTGAAGAGGCAGTAGAACGGCATGTCTTCTCAGCAAACACGATGTGTTACAAATGTGTGGTCTGTGGAAAGGTGTGTGAAGATTCAGGGGTCATGCGTTTACACATGAGCCGGTTTCATGGAGGGGCACATTTAAATAACTTCCTATTTTGGTGTCGGACATGCAAAAAGGAGCTAATAAAGAAAGATGCTATCATGGGACACATCACTGAGTTTCATAATGGGCATAGATATTTTTATGAGATGGATGAGGTAGAAGAGGAAGCCTTGCCATCCTCCTCTGCGGTGAGTCATTTGGATGCTGATAAGCCACCTTCACCCATTACTGTTGTTGATCGTTGCCTGACAACAAGTCCTCCAAGGGGCAGGTGGCAATGCCGAATTTGTGAAGAGATGTTTGATTCCCAGGAGTGTGTGAAACAGCACTGTATGTCCTTGTCAAGTCACCAGTTTCATAGGTACAGCTGTGCCCACTGCAGAAAGACTtttcataaaatagaaacttTGTACCGACATTGCCAAGATGAGCATGACAATGAGATCAAAATGAAGTACTTCTGTGGGCTTTGTGATCTTATTTTTAACAAGGAAGAAGCGTTTTTGAGTCACTATAAGGACCACCACAGCATAGATTATGTGTTTGTGTCAGAAAAAACTGAACCCTCAATTAAAACTGaggatgattttaaaataatagagacCAGTAATTTGTTAAGCTGTGGTTGTCATGAGAGTTACATCTGTAAAGTCAACAGAAAGGAAGATTACGATAGATGTCTTCAAATCATGCTAGATAAAGGTAAACTGTGGTTTCGCTGCAGTTCGTGTTCAGCGACAGCCCAGAATTTGGCTGACATTAATACTCACGTCCATCAAGTGCACAGAAGAGACACAGGTGATGAAGAGCAGCAGTATGTGATCAAGTGTGGCACCTGCACCAAAGCCTTCCAGAACACTGAGAGTGCTCAGCAGCATTTCCACAGAAAGCATGCCACCTTCCAGAAACCTTGTGTGGCTCCTGACGGGTCAGACAGAAGAAACACCGGCACATTTGCTGCCAGTGCATCACATGCTGAGAAAAAACTGAAGCCTACGAACTATACAGACGTGGAGAAAGGTGCCGAGCATGACACGAGCTGCCAGAGTGTAG ACGAGGATGTTGAGCTTCCAGATGTGGACTACCTGCGAACCATGACGCACATAGTCTTTGTAGATTTTGATAACTGGTCGAACTTTTTTGGTCATCTACCTGGACATCTTAATCAAGgaacatttatttggggctttCAAG GTGGAAACACCAATTGGAAGCCTCCACTCAGCTGTAAGGTCTACAATTACTTGAACAGAATTGGATGCTTCTTTCTTCATCCTCGTTGTAGTAAAAGAAAAGATGCTGCTGATTTTgccatatgtatgcat GCTGGCCGACTAGATGAGCAACTGCCCAAGCAGATCCCCTTCACCATCCTCTCAGGAGACCAAGGTTTTCTGGAGCTAGAGAATCAATTTAAGAAGACTCAGAGGCCGGCTCATATACTCAACCCTCACCACTTAGAAGGAGACATGATGTGTGCCTTGTTAAATAGCATATCTGATACTACCAAAG AGTGTGACAGTGACGACAACACTGGTGTGAAAGGCACAGCAGGAGAGGAGCTCAGATCCACCGAGG ATGTGGAATTAGAAGAAGCTATTAGAAGAAGTCTTGAGGAAATGTAA
- the Znf451 gene encoding E3 SUMO-protein ligase ZNF451 isoform X3 — protein sequence MGDPGPEIIESAPPAGPEASESTTDENEDDIQFVSEGPLRPVLEYIDLVSSDDEEPSTSHSDENFKHKDHIDHQKDKVALTLARLARHVEVEKQQKEEKNRAFREKLDFQHAHGLQELEFIQGHSETEAARQCVDQWLKMSGLKTINSVKKKSFQSGGRMGRCEKSILCPIMHCNKEFDNGHLLLGHLKRFDHSPCDPTITLRGPLASSFACVVCYEHFVSQQQYRDHLLSKVATADGHSNGLPPQIIQCFACPSCFLLFSTKDACLKHMSAKNHFHQRFKLGDDKVTAHPVSFPSFAKKLLVSLCKDVPFQVKCVACHQTLRSHMELTAHFRVHCRNAGPVAIAEKSIAQVAEEFIVRGYCSNCNQVFVDETNIQSHKNSGHKVTVVNSVQESVLLYCHISAGSKPPCDLHLFSQPKFSSLKRVMSIKESSAVDCVIPKKKPNLGGKSRGGIVRVQSQSSAVTAWCCECSQRFPSEEAVERHVFSANTMCYKCVVCGKVCEDSGVMRLHMSRFHGGAHLNNFLFWCRTCKKELIKKDAIMGHITEFHNGHRYFYEMDEVEEEALPSSSAVSHLDADKPPSPITVVDRCLTTSPPRGRWQCRICEEMFDSQECVKQHCMSLSSHQFHRYSCAHCRKTFHKIETLYRHCQDEHDNEIKMKYFCGLCDLIFNKEEAFLSHYKDHHSIDYVFVSEKTEPSIKTEDDFKIIETSNLLSCGCHESYICKVNRKEDYDRCLQIMLDKGKLWFRCSSCSATAQNLADINTHVHQVHRRDTGDEEQQYVIKCGTCTKAFQNTESAQQHFHRKHATFQKPCVAPDGSDRRNTGTFAASASHAEKKLKPTNYTDVEKGAEHDTSCQSVDEDVELPDVDYLRTMTHIVFVDFDNWSNFFGHLPGHLNQGTFIWGFQGGNTNWKPPLSCKVYNYLNRIGCFFLHPRCSKRKDAADFAICMHAGRLDEQLPKQIPFTILSGDQGFLELENQFKKTQRPAHILNPHHLEGDMMCALLNSISDTTKECDSDDNTGVKGTAGEELRSTEGCCSVLK from the exons GAAAAACTTGATTTTCAGCACGCTCATGGTTTACAAGAATTGGAATTTATTCAAGGACATtcagaaacagaagcagcaaGACAGTGTGTGGACCAGTGGCTAAAAATGTCAG GACTCAAAACAATtaattctgtgaaaaaaaaatcattccaaaGTGGAGGCAGAATGGGGAGATGTGAGAAGTCAATTTTGTGTCCTATAATGCACTGTAACAAGGAATTTGACAACGGGCACCTTTTGCTTGGACATTTGAAAAG GTTTGACCACTCCCCATGTGATCCAACAATTACATTACGTGGCCCTCTCGCCAGTTCCTTTGCTTGTGTTGTATGTTATGAACATTTTGTTTCTCAACAGCAGTATAGGGATCATCTTCTCTCTAAG gtAGCAACAGCCGATGGGCATAGCAATGGCCTTCCTCCTCAGATCATCCAGTGTTTTGCATGCCCatcttgctttcttctgtttagCACCAAGGATGCATGTTTGAAGCATATGTCTGCAAAGAATCATTTCCATCAGCGTTTTAAACTGGGCG atgatAAGGTGACAGCACACCCAGTATCATTTCCATCTTTTGCAAAGAAACTTCTGGTCTCCTTGTGCAAAGATGTTCCATTTCAAGTTAAGTGTGTGGCCTGCCACCAGACTCTGCGTTCCCACATGGAACTCACTGCCCATTTCAG GGTTCATTGTCGAAATGCTGGACCTGTAGCCATAGCTGAGAAAAGCATTGCTCAGGTTGCAGAAGAATTCATAGTAAGAGGTTATTGTTCAAATTGCAACCAGGTCTTTGTGGATGAAACCAATATCCAAAGTCACAAGAATTCAGGACACAAAGTCACAGTTGTTAACTCGGTGCAAGAGTCAGTCTTACTTTATTGCCACATCAGTGCAGGCAGTAAACCGCCATGTGATTTGCATTTATTCAGTCAACCAAAATTTTCATCACTTAAACGAGTTATGTCTATTAAAGAGTCCAGCGCAGTGGACTGTGTCATTCcaaaaaagaagccaaatttaGGTGGCAAAAGCCGCGGAGGAATAGTTCGTGTGCAGAGCCAGAGTTCAGCAGTTACAGCCTGGTGCTGTGAGTGCAGTCAGCGTTTTCCAAGTGAAGAGGCAGTAGAACGGCATGTCTTCTCAGCAAACACGATGTGTTACAAATGTGTGGTCTGTGGAAAGGTGTGTGAAGATTCAGGGGTCATGCGTTTACACATGAGCCGGTTTCATGGAGGGGCACATTTAAATAACTTCCTATTTTGGTGTCGGACATGCAAAAAGGAGCTAATAAAGAAAGATGCTATCATGGGACACATCACTGAGTTTCATAATGGGCATAGATATTTTTATGAGATGGATGAGGTAGAAGAGGAAGCCTTGCCATCCTCCTCTGCGGTGAGTCATTTGGATGCTGATAAGCCACCTTCACCCATTACTGTTGTTGATCGTTGCCTGACAACAAGTCCTCCAAGGGGCAGGTGGCAATGCCGAATTTGTGAAGAGATGTTTGATTCCCAGGAGTGTGTGAAACAGCACTGTATGTCCTTGTCAAGTCACCAGTTTCATAGGTACAGCTGTGCCCACTGCAGAAAGACTtttcataaaatagaaacttTGTACCGACATTGCCAAGATGAGCATGACAATGAGATCAAAATGAAGTACTTCTGTGGGCTTTGTGATCTTATTTTTAACAAGGAAGAAGCGTTTTTGAGTCACTATAAGGACCACCACAGCATAGATTATGTGTTTGTGTCAGAAAAAACTGAACCCTCAATTAAAACTGaggatgattttaaaataatagagacCAGTAATTTGTTAAGCTGTGGTTGTCATGAGAGTTACATCTGTAAAGTCAACAGAAAGGAAGATTACGATAGATGTCTTCAAATCATGCTAGATAAAGGTAAACTGTGGTTTCGCTGCAGTTCGTGTTCAGCGACAGCCCAGAATTTGGCTGACATTAATACTCACGTCCATCAAGTGCACAGAAGAGACACAGGTGATGAAGAGCAGCAGTATGTGATCAAGTGTGGCACCTGCACCAAAGCCTTCCAGAACACTGAGAGTGCTCAGCAGCATTTCCACAGAAAGCATGCCACCTTCCAGAAACCTTGTGTGGCTCCTGACGGGTCAGACAGAAGAAACACCGGCACATTTGCTGCCAGTGCATCACATGCTGAGAAAAAACTGAAGCCTACGAACTATACAGACGTGGAGAAAGGTGCCGAGCATGACACGAGCTGCCAGAGTGTAG ACGAGGATGTTGAGCTTCCAGATGTGGACTACCTGCGAACCATGACGCACATAGTCTTTGTAGATTTTGATAACTGGTCGAACTTTTTTGGTCATCTACCTGGACATCTTAATCAAGgaacatttatttggggctttCAAG GTGGAAACACCAATTGGAAGCCTCCACTCAGCTGTAAGGTCTACAATTACTTGAACAGAATTGGATGCTTCTTTCTTCATCCTCGTTGTAGTAAAAGAAAAGATGCTGCTGATTTTgccatatgtatgcat GCTGGCCGACTAGATGAGCAACTGCCCAAGCAGATCCCCTTCACCATCCTCTCAGGAGACCAAGGTTTTCTGGAGCTAGAGAATCAATTTAAGAAGACTCAGAGGCCGGCTCATATACTCAACCCTCACCACTTAGAAGGAGACATGATGTGTGCCTTGTTAAATAGCATATCTGATACTACCAAAG AGTGTGACAGTGACGACAACACTGGTGTGAAAGGCACAGCAGGAGAGGAGCTCAGATCCACCGAGG GATGCTGTTCAGTGTTGAAGTAA